The genomic segment GTGGAAGGAAGATCCCCATTCACGCTTCCCTGTATCGGCCTTCGCTGGTCATGGGTGCCGAGCGCGAACCGCTGCTTTATTCTGCACTGTTCGCCATCCTGATCGCCCTTGGAGGATTCACCCTCTATGCTGGCGGTGCTGCCCTTGTTTTCTGGGTTGTAACGGTCTTTGTTCTGCAAAAGACCGCCAGCTTTGATCC from the Desulfovibrio sp. JC010 genome contains:
- the trbD gene encoding conjugal transfer protein TrbD; the protein is MSGRKIPIHASLYRPSLVMGAEREPLLYSALFAILIALGGFTLYAGGAALVFWVVTVFVLQKTASFDPQLSKIGLRHFNQQNFYAARSTPWQINGVKLK